The Leptospira neocaledonica DNA window ACCCAACAAAAAGCATACTCGCTATCCGTGGTTCCAACCGATGCAAAATCTTTTAACGTTTCCTTCTTCACACCTTTCAATTGTCCATTATGCGCGAATGTCCAATAATAACCCCATAGTTCCCGGACGAAAGGATGTGTATTCTTTAGATCCACCTTTCCTCGGTTTGCTTTACGGATATGAGAAATGACTAAATTACTTTTGATCGGAAAGTTACGAACGAGTTCAGCCAATTGTGAATCCGCACTTGCTTGAGGATCTTGGAAGACCCTGCAGCCCTTGCCTTCATAAAATGCGATCCCCCATCCATCTTTATGGGGTCCGGTTTTTCCACCTCTTTGGACAAGGCCAGTGAAACTGAAACATATATCTGTAGGAACATTGGCGCTCATTCCCAAAAGTTCACACATTTTGGACCTCCTCCGTTATATTAGAATTATTGTCGCTAAGGCGAATTCGGTTTGTCCAGGACTTTTTTCCTAAAAGAAATGGGGAACTCTTGCAGAATTCAAGCCAGAACCTCAATTTGATCGGGTGATTCTTCATATCGACACGGAAACCGGCTGGAGAGGAGGGGAAAGGCAACTTTTTCTTCTCGCAGAAGGTTTAAAAAAACACAAAATCCCCCAGCTCATTTTATGCAAACCAGGATCTGCATTAGAGACCCGCGCTAACGAAGTCGGACTTCCAACAGTTACTCTTCCTTTAAAAGGTGAATGGGATTTCGGTTCCGTTAAGGCTCTACAAGAATTGATCGTTTCCAAAGGGATCAAGTTGATCCATGCACATACTGCAAAGGCACATTCTATTGCTTGGATGGCGAAAGCAAAACATCCCCAAGTGAAACTTGTAGTTTCCAGAAGAGTGGATTTTAGACTTAGAAAGAATTGGTTCAGCAAACGTAAATACGTCTCCGATAGGGTGGATCTTTATTTAAGCGTTTCGAATCGTATTCGCGAAATTCTGATCATGGATGGAATTGATCCTGCCAAAGTGGTGACCGTATACAGCGGGATCGATCTCGGTGTTTCTAAAAAAGCAAATGATACATCTTATTTAAGAAAAGAATTCAATCTTTCTAAAGACGAGCTGATCATCGGAAATATAGCTGCATTAGTCGATCATAAGGATCAGAAAACGTTACTCAACGCTTTATCTAAAGTAGAAACGGAGAAAAAGTATAAGGTCCTTATCGTCGGTGAAGGCGAACTTAGAAAGGAACTGGAAAGACTCGCTTCCGAAAAAAAACTTTTGGACAAAGTAATCTTCACAGGATTCAGGACTGATATTTCCGAACTTCTTTCCTTATTCGATATTTTCACATTAACTTCCAAAGAAGAAGGTCTCGGAACTTCCGTATTAGACGCGATGGCTGCCGGCCTGCCAATTGTCGCCACAAACGGTGGAGGCATCGCGGAAATGCTTACCCAAGGTAAGGGCGCTTTCGTTTCTCAAGTAGGAGATGCAGATTCTCTTTCTACTTCTTATAAAACTCTATTAGAAGATCCTAAAGTCCGGAAATCTATGGGAACTTTCAATAAGGAATCTGTAAAAAGGTTCTCCGTTAAAAATACGATCAAGAAAACGGAACTTGCGTATTATAGTTTATTAGGTGAAGAAATTTATTCCGGCTCTAAAGGAAAATCTGGGGAAGCAGCATGAAAAAATTACTCATAGTAGACGGTCACGCGTTCGCATTTAGAGCCTATTACGCTTTTGCAGCTTCCAATTTGAAAAATTCCAAAACCGGGCAACCTAGCGGTGCGGTCTTCGGATTTTTCAGAATGTTATTCAAACTTTTTGAAGATTATGCTCCTACTCATGTAGCGATGACCTTCGACCCGGGCGGACCCTTGGAAAGAGGGGCCACATTCGCAGAATATAAAGCGAATCGTAAACCTATGCCAGAAGATCTACGTCCTCAGTTGAACGAGATCATGGAAACTTTGAAGGTTCTTGGTTTTAGGATACTCAAGATAGAAAAACATGAGGCGGACGATATTATCGGAACTCTTGCCGAAAATTATAAGGCTTCTGCAAAAGAGATACTGATCTTTTCCGGAGATAAGGACTTATACCAATTATTAGAAAAAAAGAATATTAAAATGCTCAGAGGGAAAAAAGGAGTCACAGAGTTTGTGGAAATCGACTCCGCCTGGGTAAAAGAAGAAGTTGGCGTAGACGTAAAACAGATCCCAGACTATATGGGAATCGTTGGAGATACTTCGGATAATATTCCAGGTGTTAAGGGTATTGGGGAGAAGGGAGCTTCTAAACTTATCCAAGAATACAAAAACCTGGAAGGAATTTATAAAAATATAGAGAAGATTAAAAATCCGGGCCTAAAGAATAAACTTATAGAACATAAAGATAATGCGTTCATGTCCAGACAATTGGCCACGATTAAAAGAGATTTGGATCTGGGCATCAAGGAAGATGATCTCAAACTTCCCGACTATGCTTCCGACGAAGGAATTAAATATCTTAAGAACCAAGGATATAATGTTTTATCTCGTGACCTTGCTAAGTCCGTAGGAAAAGAACCTCCTAAAGACGAACCTGAAGAAGGACCGGCAGGATCTACAAAAGGTCCGGCTGCCAAAAAAGGAATTTATAAGAGAGTAGAAAGTATAGAGGAATTGACCAAACTTGCAAGAGCTTGGAAAAAATCTCCGATCCTTTCCGTGGATACGGAAACCACTTCTCAATACGCTTTTGATGCGGAACTTCTGGGTATATCTTTATGTAATCAAGAAGGAACCGGTTTTTATATCCCGGTCTCTCATACCCAAGAGGGTCTATTTGCCAATAAGAAACAACTTCTTCCTTTGGATCAGGTCCGAGAAATATTGGGGCCTATATTATCGGATCCGAATATACCTAAGGTTGGTCAGAACATTAAATACGATCTGATCGTTCTGCAAAACCACGGATTCGAAGTGGCAAATATCGTTTTCGATACGATGATCGTTGCCTATATTCTCGCACCGGAAAGTCGTAGATTTAATATGGACGATCTTGCAGAAGACCTTCTAAACTATAAAACGATCACTTATGCGGAGCTGGTGGGGACCGGTAAAAACAAAAAAAATCTTTGGGAAGTGGACCTGGATAAGGTAAGCGAATACGCGGCGGAAGATGCGGATATTACTTTAAGATTATATAATGTTCTTCGCAAATCTTTAAAACAATCCGGTTTAGAGAGTGTATTCAAAGATATAGATCTGCCGTTAATTCCTGTTCTGACCCAGATGGAGAAGGCTGGGATTTCGGTAGATGCAAAATATTTTGCGGAACTTTCCAAAGATTTCCAAAGAGAAGTGAAAGATCTGGAAAGAGGGATCTACAAAGCCGCAGGGAAAGAATTCAATATCGCTTCGACTAAAGAACTTCAAAAAATATTATTCGACGAGTTGCAACTCCGAGTAGTTAAAAAGACCCAGACAGGCTATTCCACAGACCACGAAGTCTTGGAAGAATTATTGGGAGAACATCCGATCATCGAAAAACTTTTGGATTATAGAAAATACACAAAGTTGATCTCTACTTATGTGGATACTCTTCCTAGTATGGCTTCTCCTAAAGACGGAAGAATTCATACCAGTTATAATATGACGATAGCCGCTACCGGAAGGCTTTCTTCTACGGATCCGAACTTGCAAAATATTCCGATCCGAGAAAAAGAAGGAAGATTGATCCGAAAAGGTTTTATCTCCGGCCATAAGGATTTTGAGGTCCTAAGTTTGGACTATTCTCAGATAGAACTCCGGATCATGGCTCATATATCTAAAGATCCGGCTATGATGGACGCATATAAAAAAGGGATCGATATTCATAAAAGAACTGCCGCCGCCATCTACGGTGTTTCCGAAGATTTGGTCAGTCCTGAAATGAGGGATAAGGCGAAGGTAGTTAACTTTTCCGTAATATATGGAGTCACTCCTTACGGTCTCAGTCGTAACCTCAGGATCTCAAGAGACGAGGCAAAAAGTTTTATAGAAAGATATCTAACTCAATATCCTGGTGTCCAAAAGTATATGGACGATACGATTGCCTTTTGTGAAGAGAAAGGTTATGTAGAGACCATGAAAGGAAGAAGGAGACCCGTTCCGGATATTACATCCACACATCGTCAGGCTAAAGAAGGCGCTAAAAGGGTTGCGATCAACACTCCTATCCAAGGAACCTGCGCCGACATGATCAAGATTGCAATGATCCAGATCCAAGACGAGATCGAAAAGAGAAAATGGAAATCAAAACTTCTACTCCAGGTGCATGACGAATTGGTATTTGAAGTCTACAAATCGGAAAAGGATGAGTTCCTAAAAGTTTGTAAAAGTTTAATGGAGAACGCCCTTCCTCTGGATGTACCTGTCAAGGTAGAAGGAAAATTCGGACAAAACTGGGACGAGGCTCATTAATTTTTACTTGAGTCCTCGGGCAAACTGCTCTTAAAATTCGGCCGCTTAGGGAAAATTTAATGGAAAGCTCTTATTCCAGAAAAAAGTTCCTAAAACTTTTGGCAGTATCTGCCGCAGGCGTAAGTCTTTCGGAGAATATTATATCTCCGTTATTCTCTCAAACGTCCGGAGTCTCTAAAATGTTAAAACGTAAGATCCCAAAAACTGGAGAAGAAATTCCTGCAATCGGTTTAGGTACTTGGCAAACTTTAGATGTGGATCCGGATCCTTCTTCTTTGGCTCCATTAAAAGAAGTTCTGTCGGAGTTCCTACATACTGGAGGAGGAGTTGTAGATTCTTCTCCCATGTACGGTCGTTCTGAGGAAATTTTCGGGATCTTATCTAAAGATTTTTCAGATGCGGAAAGGAAAAAATTTTTCTTAGCTACAAAGGTTTGGATTAGAGGAGAAGCCGCCGGAAAATCGCAGATCGAAACTTCTT harbors:
- a CDS encoding class II glutamine amidotransferase; translation: MCELLGMSANVPTDICFSFTGLVQRGGKTGPHKDGWGIAFYEGKGCRVFQDPQASADSQLAELVRNFPIKSNLVISHIRKANRGKVDLKNTHPFVRELWGYYWTFAHNGQLKGVKKETLKDFASVGTTDSEYAFCWVLSELKKKFKTRPKNETQLSQEIRKLLSKLGKKGVSNILISDSKYLYAYCSTKLVYITRHAPFGEAKLIDADLSIDFSKHTNPKDIVTVLATSPLTQNEIWTHFLPGEFQVWKEGKQWQRFSPASK
- a CDS encoding glycosyltransferase, giving the protein MILHIDTETGWRGGERQLFLLAEGLKKHKIPQLILCKPGSALETRANEVGLPTVTLPLKGEWDFGSVKALQELIVSKGIKLIHAHTAKAHSIAWMAKAKHPQVKLVVSRRVDFRLRKNWFSKRKYVSDRVDLYLSVSNRIREILIMDGIDPAKVVTVYSGIDLGVSKKANDTSYLRKEFNLSKDELIIGNIAALVDHKDQKTLLNALSKVETEKKYKVLIVGEGELRKELERLASEKKLLDKVIFTGFRTDISELLSLFDIFTLTSKEEGLGTSVLDAMAAGLPIVATNGGGIAEMLTQGKGAFVSQVGDADSLSTSYKTLLEDPKVRKSMGTFNKESVKRFSVKNTIKKTELAYYSLLGEEIYSGSKGKSGEAA
- the polA gene encoding DNA polymerase I, producing MKKLLIVDGHAFAFRAYYAFAASNLKNSKTGQPSGAVFGFFRMLFKLFEDYAPTHVAMTFDPGGPLERGATFAEYKANRKPMPEDLRPQLNEIMETLKVLGFRILKIEKHEADDIIGTLAENYKASAKEILIFSGDKDLYQLLEKKNIKMLRGKKGVTEFVEIDSAWVKEEVGVDVKQIPDYMGIVGDTSDNIPGVKGIGEKGASKLIQEYKNLEGIYKNIEKIKNPGLKNKLIEHKDNAFMSRQLATIKRDLDLGIKEDDLKLPDYASDEGIKYLKNQGYNVLSRDLAKSVGKEPPKDEPEEGPAGSTKGPAAKKGIYKRVESIEELTKLARAWKKSPILSVDTETTSQYAFDAELLGISLCNQEGTGFYIPVSHTQEGLFANKKQLLPLDQVREILGPILSDPNIPKVGQNIKYDLIVLQNHGFEVANIVFDTMIVAYILAPESRRFNMDDLAEDLLNYKTITYAELVGTGKNKKNLWEVDLDKVSEYAAEDADITLRLYNVLRKSLKQSGLESVFKDIDLPLIPVLTQMEKAGISVDAKYFAELSKDFQREVKDLERGIYKAAGKEFNIASTKELQKILFDELQLRVVKKTQTGYSTDHEVLEELLGEHPIIEKLLDYRKYTKLISTYVDTLPSMASPKDGRIHTSYNMTIAATGRLSSTDPNLQNIPIREKEGRLIRKGFISGHKDFEVLSLDYSQIELRIMAHISKDPAMMDAYKKGIDIHKRTAAAIYGVSEDLVSPEMRDKAKVVNFSVIYGVTPYGLSRNLRISRDEAKSFIERYLTQYPGVQKYMDDTIAFCEEKGYVETMKGRRRPVPDITSTHRQAKEGAKRVAINTPIQGTCADMIKIAMIQIQDEIEKRKWKSKLLLQVHDELVFEVYKSEKDEFLKVCKSLMENALPLDVPVKVEGKFGQNWDEAH